TTATGAAAAGCAATCGGGTGGAAGTTATACCGTTTCAGGGGAAGCTGCCGGATGGTACGAAGCAGAAAAACCAGCAGCTGCTTATGGTGCCAACGACCCTCAACCTGATGGAAGTGACGTAAATGCAAGAGGTCTAGTGAAAGAAGCACTAAACAAGGCAGCTAAAGATTCTAGTGTTGACCTATCCGAATACGATGAGTGGGATCGCTATGATTTGGATGGCGACGGAGATTATCTTGAACCAGATGGGTTAGTGGACCACCTAATGGTCATTCACTCTGGAGTAGGTGAAGAAGCTGGTGGCGGTCAGCTTGGTAGTGACGCAATTTGGTCCCACCGTTGGAACTTAGGCAACATCACACATCTTCCAGGCACAGAAGCAGAAGTTGGTTATTGGGGAGGTAGCATGGCTGCTTACGATTACACCATTGAACCAGAAGATGGGGCAGTTGGTGTAATGGCTCATGAATTCGGTCATGACCTTGGACTTCCTGATGAGTATGATACGCAATATTCTGGAGCTGGGGAACCGGTAAGTTATTGGTCGATAATGGCTAGTGGTAGCTGGGCTGGTAAAATTCCAGGGACAATGCCTACAGGATTCAGTCCGTACATGAAAGAAATACTTCAAACATCTGTAGGAGGCAATTGGCAATCTGGATCTGAAGTAGATGTAGAGGAAGTTGATGGGGAAGGCACGTCCTTCTTGTTAGACGAAGCATCTACAAAAGGGGAGAACAATGACGTCGTGAAGGTAAATCTTCCTAAAAAAGAAACCGTCATTAATGAACCATATAGCGGTGAATATGAATACTTCAGTGGAAGTGACAATAACTTAGATAACAGTCTGACTAAGACAGTAGACTTAACCAATGCATCTAGTGCTGAAATGACCTTCCAAACATGGTACGAGATCGAATCAGACTGGGATTACGCTTATGTGAAAGTGAATGGAGAGCCAGTGGAATTGGATATTACGACAAATGAAAATCCAAATGGAAATAACCAAGGTAATGGGATTACTGGTTCCTCTGATGGATGGCAAGAAGTAAGTGTTGATCTTTCTGAATATGCTGGCCAAGAAGTCGACATTTCGTTTAATTACAGCACAGATGCTGCTGTATCTATGCCAGGATTCTTCGTTGATGAAATTAGTGTAGCTGCAGATGGCGAACAAATTCTGTTTGATGACGCTGAAGGGGATGCTAAATTCAACCTTGAAGGCTTTACGAAATCCAATGGCATTAAAACGAATGAACACTATTACTTACTAGAGTGGAGAACGCATAACGGCGTTGACCAAGGACTTGGTAACATCAGTCGTGGTGACAGCCTAATGAGCTTCGATCCAGGTTTAGTTGTTTGGTATGTTGATAAGTCTTATGACAATAACTGGACAGGTGTTCACCCTGGTGAAGGCTTTGTAGGAGTAGTGGATGCTGACCAGAAGGCCTTGACGTGGAGCGATAAATCACTAGCATCTACACGTTATCAGGTTCATGATGCAGCATTTAGCCTTGATAAGACTGAGGATATGTTCTTAGATTATGAGGCATTAATCGGTGTTACCTTAAAAGATAACTATACCAAACGTACACCACTGTTTGATGACAGTGCTGATTACACTAATCCTGAGATTGCCGACGCAGGCCGTGACGTACCTGAATATGGTCTGAATGTACGCGTTACGGGAAAAAGTGAAGATGGCACAGTAGGGAAGATCTTACTATTTAAAGAATAAGAGAAGAAGGAATAACGCTGCCTATAAGGTGGCGTTATTTATTTGTGATTGGATTTATCGGAAAAATGGATCATCAGATAAGGAGTTCAGTATAAGAGGAATAATTTGGGGTAATTGGAATGGAAATAGTTTAGGGTAGTGGGTCATGAGGAGGTGAAGAGAGCATAAAGCACCTCGGAGCGAGCATAAGTAGGGATGAAGAGAGCAAAACGCATCTCGGAGCGAATATAAGTAGAGCAAGTATCTCTCTTTTCCACTCGAATATATTTATCTACAACCCAACATTTCAACATAATAAGGCGATAATGGCATCGTTACCGACTAGCTAACAAAGTCTTTCATATAGTAATTATGTAATAAAAGGTCTAATCTCCAAATAATGAAAAATACCCAAATTTAACCTGTCAGCATCTTTCTTTTAGGGAGAAGGTGTACGATAATAGTAAGAGTATGGAAAATTACAGTTACAAGGTAAAGGAGGATTAGTAGAATGGAGAAATATCAACGGAAATTCTTAGAACGAGTTCGCTCGACTATTCAAAATTGGTCGGAGAAATCTACCATATCGAATAGAGAACTCTATCATTTTCTTCATTCCATGAAAGGTACGGCACTGTCGATAGGACTCGAAAACTTAACGTATCTGGCCGAAGACCTGCTAGAAGGTATAGCTGAAAAAGTCGATTATATGTGGACCTATGACGAGTGGTCTTCTTACATAAAACCAATAACAGATGAAGTGGCAGTAATAGATCCTGAACTAGTCCAGGAGGATGAAGTGATAAAGCACCATGAAGAACAGGCGGATCCTTCCACACCATTAATTCTAGTAGTGGAAGATGAGATAAATATGATGTCTTTTCTAAAAGACCATCTTGAAGAGCATTATACAGTATTGGTAGCGGCCTCGGTTCAGAAGGCAGTTTCTATCTTTTATAACCAAAAACCTGATTACGTCATAGTAGATATTTATCTAGGTGAAGAATCAGGGTTTGAATTACTTCAACAAATCGTTCAAAAAGCTCGGAAGAATCTGATCCCTACCATGTTAATCAGCGCTGATCATTCAACGGATACGAGAGCAAAAGCATATCAATCAGGCGCTTTTGACTTTTTGCAAAAGCCTATTCAGCCTCCGGAATTAATGGCGATTATAGCCAATCGATTACGTTATAAATCTATTTTCACCCAACAAATTCTAATAGATGAATTAACAGGTGCTTATAATCGTAGGTTTCTCCAAGATGAATTAGAGAGACAATGTAGTGATTTTAATCGAACGCGTTCTGCTTTTTCTGTTGCCATGATAGACATTGATCGATTTAAATCTGTCAACGATACATATGGACATGATACTGGTGATGTCATCTTACAAGGGTTATCTTCTACAATCATGCGTGATAAGCGCAATAGTGATTTATTCATTCGCTATGGAGGGGAAGAATTTACGATAATTATGCCGGACACGAATAGTGAAGAAGCAGAAGTGTTGCTTGAGAGGTTGCGTAGCTCGTTTGAATCGCAACGATACAAAGCCGGCCAATCGGAGATATCCTGTACTTTTTCGTCTGGAATAACAACTGTCCAACATCATACCTCAACGCCAGAGCAATTATTAAAAGAAGCGGACATTGCCCTATACCAAGCTAAGGAAAAAGGGCGAAATCAAGTGAGGCAATACATAAAAGGAAGTATGGTTTCACATCAAAGTGGAAAAGACGTCATTCATATAGGTGTCATTGATGATGATCCTGTAATTCATAACCTTCTCGAGGATCATCTTCATACTCTATCCATTCTAAACTACAATATCGATTTCCAAACTTTCCGTGATGGCGAGAGCTTCTTTGAATCCAACTGGCACCACCAAAAAGGGAAATTCATTTTATTACTAGATGGCATTATGCCAAAAATGGATGGATTAGAAGTGTTAACACGTCTTCGTGAAGAGTGTGCAGTGGATGATTTTATTATTATTATGCTCACTGGAAGAAAAAAAGATCAAGATATTGTAAAAGCTCTTGAGTTAGGAGCCGATGATTATATTACGAAGCCATTTAGTGTGACGGAAGTAGAAGCAAGAATTAGACGCTTGGCTCAGCGGTTACTATTTTAGGAGATGATAGAATGAAGAAAATTTTGTTAGCAGATGATGAAGAAGTTCTACGTATGTTAATCGTAGATACGTTAGAAGACGAAGGATATGAGATTGTAGAGACAGAAAATGGTCTTGATGCTTTGGAGGAAATCAGAGCGAATGATTATGATCTTGTGATACTAGATTATATGATGCCAGGACTGACTGGTATTGAGGTGGCAAGAGAAATCCAAGAAGTACCTCATAAACAAGGAACTAAAATCTTAATGCTTACAGCTAAAAATCAACAAAAGGATGTAGAAGAGTCTCAAGCAGCAGGTATCAACTATTATATGTCCAAGCCATTTAGCCCCATGCAGCTTATTGATGTGGTGGAGGAAATTGTGAATGCCTAAATTTTTCAAACAAACAATTCGCCTTCAATTTTTGTTTGTTATGCTATTCCTCTTTTTCGTAGCTGTTATAGGGGTGACTACGCTTTTAATTGTAGAGTCAGAAGTTAGGGGAAACTACATAAATGAACGCGAGCGATTAACGAAAGAAGCTAGAATCATAGAGAATATTGAAGAGAATTACAATAATATGGTGTTGCGTTCACGTGGATACTTGTCATTTGAAAGTGAGTCAGAGTTACAAAAAAGTCGAGAAGCATACAAAGAACTAAGTGCTAGTATTGAACAATTTAAACAATTAGATATTAATGCAAAGGAACAACAATTAATCTATCAACTAGAAGAATATATAGATGAATACTATAACGAATTATTACCACAAGCTGTCGAATATGTGAATCAAGGGAATGAGGATGCATTACAAGATTTAGCTTCTAGTTCAAATGGAACAGCTTCCGTTAATCAATTATTAAACGACACACAACAACTAGTTGATGAAAATGAATCCGCATTACATCAATCGAATGAAGCTTTTTTGGATGACAATTATATATTG
This DNA window, taken from Pontibacillus yanchengensis, encodes the following:
- a CDS encoding GGDEF domain-containing response regulator; its protein translation is MEKYQRKFLERVRSTIQNWSEKSTISNRELYHFLHSMKGTALSIGLENLTYLAEDLLEGIAEKVDYMWTYDEWSSYIKPITDEVAVIDPELVQEDEVIKHHEEQADPSTPLILVVEDEINMMSFLKDHLEEHYTVLVAASVQKAVSIFYNQKPDYVIVDIYLGEESGFELLQQIVQKARKNLIPTMLISADHSTDTRAKAYQSGAFDFLQKPIQPPELMAIIANRLRYKSIFTQQILIDELTGAYNRRFLQDELERQCSDFNRTRSAFSVAMIDIDRFKSVNDTYGHDTGDVILQGLSSTIMRDKRNSDLFIRYGGEEFTIIMPDTNSEEAEVLLERLRSSFESQRYKAGQSEISCTFSSGITTVQHHTSTPEQLLKEADIALYQAKEKGRNQVRQYIKGSMVSHQSGKDVIHIGVIDDDPVIHNLLEDHLHTLSILNYNIDFQTFRDGESFFESNWHHQKGKFILLLDGIMPKMDGLEVLTRLREECAVDDFIIIMLTGRKKDQDIVKALELGADDYITKPFSVTEVEARIRRLAQRLLF
- a CDS encoding response regulator, producing the protein MKKILLADDEEVLRMLIVDTLEDEGYEIVETENGLDALEEIRANDYDLVILDYMMPGLTGIEVAREIQEVPHKQGTKILMLTAKNQQKDVEESQAAGINYYMSKPFSPMQLIDVVEEIVNA
- a CDS encoding immune inhibitor A domain-containing protein; the protein is MKNRRILSSALAMALAFGPLSVHAAPSTGDVKENTSSHGQYEGGSPFDMAIANDERLIEMLKEKGEISKNASPKEAQKALNNFLQSKAQSAEKEKGELYKDKEKVKDKLKKQMENNSLTNGNGNSLGQAKKDIPDSVKKEAYNGEVREDKVLVLLIEYPDKPHGTLKEEDTDMYYEDDEKAYSPEHYEDMLFGDGGWTGPDGKQYASMKQYYEKQSGGSYTVSGEAAGWYEAEKPAAAYGANDPQPDGSDVNARGLVKEALNKAAKDSSVDLSEYDEWDRYDLDGDGDYLEPDGLVDHLMVIHSGVGEEAGGGQLGSDAIWSHRWNLGNITHLPGTEAEVGYWGGSMAAYDYTIEPEDGAVGVMAHEFGHDLGLPDEYDTQYSGAGEPVSYWSIMASGSWAGKIPGTMPTGFSPYMKEILQTSVGGNWQSGSEVDVEEVDGEGTSFLLDEASTKGENNDVVKVNLPKKETVINEPYSGEYEYFSGSDNNLDNSLTKTVDLTNASSAEMTFQTWYEIESDWDYAYVKVNGEPVELDITTNENPNGNNQGNGITGSSDGWQEVSVDLSEYAGQEVDISFNYSTDAAVSMPGFFVDEISVAADGEQILFDDAEGDAKFNLEGFTKSNGIKTNEHYYLLEWRTHNGVDQGLGNISRGDSLMSFDPGLVVWYVDKSYDNNWTGVHPGEGFVGVVDADQKALTWSDKSLASTRYQVHDAAFSLDKTEDMFLDYEALIGVTLKDNYTKRTPLFDDSADYTNPEIADAGRDVPEYGLNVRVTGKSEDGTVGKILLFKE